tcaccatgcacctgtcctgatcaaacttatgaaagaatcatttatcagttaagccctggtgaccctatcgtcacatggctagagggagctaagctcattattgtgacttttggctattgtcacctatttgcttggactgatagtcctgaatggttattatgatcgttgttgatattatatcatgctttattgtgttttcttgctgggctttggctcacgggtgctacgtggtgcaggtaaaggcaagaggaagctggaccatccttgagttggagagcttaggtgatgatgtgtacatatgcagctgctcgtccaccacggccgaggtttaaagtggaactagggttaaaccctgtttttccgcttagaacggcctgttgtaaatattttctgtaatagactctgaaattatattttcgggatcccaatgtatatattaaatgttctagtgaaacgttacatcttaaccaaagtgtTTAATCCCttaaccgctaatcatacttagttacacgtttttggccaaatgactcgattagcgagtttagcactgtttacaaggcacaccgtaacggtccctggagttggggcgttacaacatccatgaaggacaaaagcTCGTACccggaggtggcatcgaccatttGATCGATGTTCGGGAGTaggaagcagtccttagggcaggccttatttAGGTCAAATAAGTCTATGCAAGTCCTCCAGGTGGTGTTTGGTTTAGGCACGAGGACTAGATTGGATACCCATTAGGGATACTGTGCATTTCGGATAAAACTGTTTGCAAGTAGTTTGTCCACCTCCACCTTTAGAGCTTCTGCCCTAGTCTGGTCAAATGTCCGCCACTTCTGCTGGATTGGGGCAACATTTggatcgacattcaaggcatggcaaATGGTATTTGGGTCAATGCCTGTCATTTCAAAGTGAAACtaggcgaagacatcctggttttgcCCGAGGAAGGTTAGGAGCGAATTTCAGACTTTCTCCtctagattcttcccaatcttagTTCTCCTATCAAGAGTTGCCAAGTCGAGAGCCAACTCCTTGACTTCCTCCATTGGCTCGACTGCCCTTTCCTCTTGAACTCGCGGGTCCAGCTCATCTGCCTCTTCCGCCAGTACTGTTACCACATCTGTACTCCTGGGAAGAGACTACTTGTGGTCCCTTGTATCGACTCCCATTATTGGTTGTCTCACCTCCTTAGGGTCTCCTCGGACTGTGCCAATTCCTGACTCCGTGGGAAACTTCAGGCATAGATGCCGAATTGAGGCGACGACTCCGAATTCCACCAAAGTCAGATGCCCTAAAATGGCGTTATAGGCAGAGGGACAATCTACCACCCCGAAAGTGCAATACTTAAATTCCTGGCGAGGCTCTTCCCCCAGTGTCACGGGTAACTTGATTTGGCCCATCGGTATTAGACCTTCTCCTGAGAATCCGTAAAGAGCCGAGGTACACAGGGATAGGTCGCTTGTGTTCAACTCAATCTTCTCGAAAGTGGGCCTAAATAGAAGATTCACTGAaatcccattgtccaccaggatcctAGCCACCTTCTTGTTGGACACTTGACTCTTGATCACCAaagggtcatggtgcgggaagtggactctccgagcatcatcctcggagaatgtgatgacttaGTCAGTCAACCATGGCATCTGGGCTGGCAGTTGAGTCAACGCCAACACCTCATCATCATGGTTTAAGACTCGCACATACCTATTCTGCGAGCCTCTGGAAGCAACCCCCAGGTGGGGTCCTCCCAAAATGGTCCCCACTCTACCATTAACCAAAGGGGGTTTGTTTGCTATTGGTTGCGGTGGAGCTATGGGCACCAGGCTCGGAGATATGGGGCATCCTCCCagctgatatattcttgtgctcAACGAATGAAGTCGTTGAGCCGTCGGTACCCTCtccgctggaggtcatcccacaacGAGGACCCTGTGTGGATGGCAGTCCGCAAGGCCATCGTCAACCCTCTTGGTTCTCgcagcttcctccttgaagcgttTGATATATGCTTTGAGGGTCTCAAAGGgcccttgctttatgttggccaacgcgttgacctcaaagctcactTTCCGAGCTCCTATAAACTGTCTTCGGAAGGAAGAAGATAGCAGGTGTCTCGATTGAATGGATCCCAACcggtgcttcttgaaccactcatctACTGGCCCTGTTAGATCTATCAGGAACACATGACATTTAGCCTCCTCGGAGGCGCGGTGCACCGACATCAACCTGTTGAACTTTGAAAGGTGGTCGGTGGGGTCCGAGCCGCCATCATAAAACGGGATGGAGACATCTTGAAGCCCTGTGACAAAGAGGCCTCCACAATGTTAGGAGCACACGACTCTCCTTCTTGGTCCTCAGAGTTTGAGTTGTGGCCTTATGCCGAGTTATCTCTCCTTCGGGTGTTAAGATTGTCCTGTAGGTCTGATGGACCTTTCTTGGCGGGCTCGCGCCCGTTAGTCTTATTGCACCTACGAGCATTAAGGTTGTCCCATAGGTCAGCTTGACCTCGGAACGCGCCATTATCCTTAGGATGAGCCACTTCGGTTTCCCCGTCAGACTCAACATTCTCATTACTGACCGAGATGCTGAGGTTGCCCTTCCCGCTGACAGGGAAACTTCGCATGCTACCTCCTCGGCCTTTGTTCTTGTGGGGATGGTGAGGTGTTTGGGGGACCCCACCTCTGGGCCTCGCACAATCTGTATTGGCATGCCTAGGCAGAATGCCCTCGGCTCCACGAACGCTGGTGGCCTGGCAATGTCCTCGGGCTCCTGGGCCTTCACCTATACTTGCTGGCCTCGGCACCTGATTGTCTTTGGGGTTCCGCTGTGCCTTCTTTAACTTGGGAGCAGGGTTATTGTCAAACTTCCCTTTGCCACGATCCTGTGGCATAGGTAGGGTTCCATCTCCAGCTGGGTGCCTAGGAGGCACGCCAGCTGGCGGATCTCACGCTAGCCCAGCTAGGTGCTTGAGAGGCACAACGGCTGGAGCAGCAGGTGGCATTCCAGCTGGGGGCTCAGAAGGCGCACCAGCTAGCTTCCCAGATGGTACTTCACCATGGGGGTCCACTTGCAGCCCTTGGGCCACTAGAGTAGCCCTTATGGCGTTAGCCATCTCTTGAAGGGCAGCAATATTACCTTTTTGGGTGTCGGTCTTCTATTGTTGAGTGGCCACCTGATCACGGAGTGCAACCACTTCTGGTGTCTCCTCTGCGTCCATGGGGTGAGGATATTCCTCCTCATAGTATTCATCATCTCCCTCGTCTTCCATGTCGTCGTGCATGCCGTTGTACTCGACATTTTTGTCGTAGTCCTCCACCACGTCAGGGTGGTCTTGCGGTGGCATGTGActggtttctcctccctcagCTGTGACGTGAGGAGCAGTGTCATCTGGTGCATTCCTTTGAGAGGTCACCATGACTTTTCCAAGCttccttcaagctctcaatgaaagcaccgaaatgttgactgtctttttcactGCCAACTTAATATGAAAGATTACAGGATAAACAAGGAAAAACACAAGGTTtgcgtggttcaggttataaaagaaccctagtacACGAGTCTTGATTAtttagtgagtttgaagcttgtgATAGCTAGCTTCAATGTTgattctcaggcagcgtatatattgcactgagtacaaaatttctctctctaaaaaattgAACCCTTACAAGGAGATATCCCAGCCCTATTTGTAGAGGTTGGGATCATTAATACTAATTATCTTTCATTAATATCAGAGTATTAATGTTAAATTAATACATAAAGGGTTGTGTTACAATAAAGACTATGGCTCACGCAGATTCTACGAGGCCCATTGTTGAAATCcacacaccaactttatggggaacttATCTGCGTCTGTCAGGGTGCGGTGCACATTTTCCCGTGTTAGGTGGCGTTGTGGGAAATGCCAATTTTTGAGTGTacaaactcgacaccactaatcgaggatcACTAAAAGTTGTTAGACGATCCTCTCGAGGCCCACACCTGCAGTGATCAACATCTGGCATTACTTCTAGGCCCGAGGACCGGAATCATAGACTAGGAGAATGGCCATATTAGAAGGGTCCCTCGAGGTGTAACATCACTTGGAGACATCTTCTCCCCGAGGGAAGACCTTGAGTCATGACCTCACGTGGTTATTTATACATCGGAGGCCTGCTTGGAACGTGGTCTCAATGGAAGACACCCTCGCTTGAGAGAAGGCCTTGGGGCATAACCTCACCAGGAGGCATTCTCGACTCGGCTGAACTGGAATACATCAATGAACTCGCATCCCGAGGACTCCACGGCCTGTCGCTAATTACTCTCAATTGCCACGTGTTGGATGGTCAAAACACGGACAACAATATATTTGatgtaattttatttaagtttataatCTAATTTATGAGTAATTTATTTGCTTCTTCAAATCCCTATTTACTTCACATCTTCCAATTTGTTTGAATTTTACAACTATTTTTGTGCTTGATCTAATGACTAATCAATACAAataaaattttgtttttattgtCTTACTTATTTTTCCTTTGTAATAATAGAATCAACATGATTCTCTTTTATCTTCTATTGtgttatttttaatatttgtttTTTAAACATGACTTGTGAGTTAGGTGTTTCATTCGATTGCTTTTGATATTTGTTGAACCTTTGGAGTATAAGTTTGAAATTGATGCTGATGagttatttttgtatttaattaGTTTAATTTGGTTTTGAATTTGGGTTTAGTATTTTTAGAAAGTTGTTCCATCCtttataaattttattatgattttatttatatatttttctcattgtGTTTTTCACTTCTTCGTTAATGGAGGAATAATTAATTCctatttaatttatatttgtcAATctcctattttttttaaatagcgaTTGATTTTCAATTTATGTAACCCTATTTTaccttttatattttattaaatttaatgaGCTTTAATGTTTGGTTGAAAAAGCATTTTTAATCATATTTTCTAGATTATAATGTACAAAAACTTTTTTGGTATTTTTGTGCCTATTTGTTGGTTGGTTGTGCCTGTATGTAGGCTTTTTTATGCCTGTTTGTAGGTTGGCTTGTGCCTGTTTGTAGGCTTGGCTTGTGCCTGTTTGTAGGTTTTTTTGTGTCTGTTTGTAGGTTGGTTTATGCATATTTGTAGGCATGGATTGTGCCTATTTGTAAGCTTTCTTGTGCCTATTTGTAGGTTGGtttgtgcatgtttgtaggctTGGCTTGTGCCTGTTTGTAGACTTTTTTGTGCATATATGTAGGCTTATGCCTGTTTGTAGACTTAATTTGTACCCGCTGCTGATGACGGAGCTCCCCTTATGGTACAATATATTATGAAGAAAAATAGAAGCATGGAAAAACTTTATCAATCAACACTATACATTCAATCTTACAAATTTGTTTGTTCCCCTTGTGCCTTTTTAGACTACTTTTGTTTCTTTGTAACTGTTTTTAGAAGTCTCTTATTCTCATTTGATTTGATGATACAAGTATGTGATTGACATTTCAAGGAGAGACACTTGCTCTTTCAATCAATGTTTCTAACACCTAGTTGAAGGATCAACTAGACTAGTTAGTAACTCGTCCAatgtatatacatatttaaataaAGTGTATCTTGGTAACTTATAAATCTTATTTGATTTTCAGGATGAAATCTCGCGCCTTCGGGGAGTTTCAGATGTGACTAAGTTCGTGGGCTttcattgttttattttaatcTTTTATTGTCTAATTTTTCGAGACATATTTGTATGTTCTTTGGCTAGACAATAAGGACATTGTGCTGTCTTTCAACCTGAATAGTAATAAATTCTATTCCATACCCAAAAAAAAATAGCTTTCCAAATTTAGGATTCAAATTTAGTGTCAATTTTTTTTGTCTTAAAATAGTGTCTAACCAAATATAGTTTGACATTTAATGTTTAGCTATATTTAatgtatttgattttttaatgggaatttttcataaatatggctttttagccataattgtgcaaaaatatgggaatcAATCTTTTTATAATATGTATGGAAGATTTTAAATAAGAAAAACTTAGATTATGGGAAAAATAAGTACATAGCACAattgaaatttaaacaaaaacacaTCAGCACAAATCAGGGTTACAAATGTAATTACCAATTCAATCATCCTATGCTCATCTGCTCATGCCTGAAACACGATCAAAGTTTTCTCCAAAAACCATGCAACTCTCTATAGATTCCTTCCATCTCCGGCACTCCATTCTCCGGTGATAGCTTTCTTCTCCGGCAATAACTCGTATCTCCGGCGATCACCACAACAATTGACCAACTCTAGCAAAGGTTTGACCTCAGCTTCTGccaaaaaaatttaagaaaaatctGATCACTAAAGCACTATCCCTTTCTGCAGAAATCAAAAAAAATCCAACATTCTTCCAATCATACAAGCTGCAATCTTTGAAGATTCCGGCGACCTGCATATCCACTACACGATCAAGAAACAAGGTTTGCAAGAAGCCGTCTCCTCTGTCAACTCTATTCTATTGTCATTTTCTTTTTTTTGCAAACTATCTTAAATCTTCTACATAaaactatattatttgcatacaaaataaaaaattatagatgAACTATTAtcttgattataatgataatgatcATGATCATAATGTGCTTGCTGaaaaacacaaacaatttataaactaaaaaattgaaaaaaattatcCAAGCTCACTGGTTTGTGTACATTGATTaaccaaaaaaagaaaagaaacaagaaCTCTGAAATTTTTACATCCTAATTTGTCTTTACAATAAAAAGAATAATTTGATATTAGTGTGAATTTTAACAGCCAAAACATTCAGAAACATTAGGACAACCAGTTACTTGGAAAAACAATCAATAAATTCAACTAAATGTTTCAGTAGGGTATGGGACTACAGATTAAAGAAACCAGTTACCTTCCCACTGGTTTGCGTACATtgattaaccaaaaaaaaaatagacaagaAACAAGAACTCTAAAAATTTTACATTCTAATTTgtctttacaataaaaaaaaaaattatttgatgtaGCTGTGAAGTTTTACTGCAAAAACAATCAGTAAcaatagggtaaccagttaccttgaaaaacagccaatatataaaactaagtggAAATTACACCTATATAAAACTAAGTGTAAAAATAGGCAATATATGATTCAAtattaaggtaaccagttaccctgaaaaaaaaaaaaagtcaatgcGTAAAACTAAGTGTAACAAGTTACCCTGCAAAAACAgtcaatatatataactaattggaaaaacataaaatatataaaactaagagTGACCAGTTACCCTATAAAAGCTAAATGTTTCAGAAGAAGATGTGATTAAAGATTAAGTTAACCAGTTACCTAGCCCATTTAGAACCAACTAATTGCTTAAAAAATTGCCAAATTTTACAGATATGGACAATATTACTTCtttggttcaatatggaggcaagtGGAATGAAAACAACGAGTACCAAGGGTACACAATGACTGGGATATTAATACCACCAAATTGTTCTCTTGACaacttggtgaatttgataaaaaaTGAGATAAAGGAAAAAACAGCAACTATTGAAGTTTCTTATCAAGTAGAAAAATGAACACCACCAATGTAGGTTGTAACAGACAATTCAGTGTTGTTCTTtctagaaataaagaaaaaagttgtTGCAAAAATAATAGATTTACCATTGTGTGTCACTATAGTTCAAGAATCAAGCAATGAAAATGATCTTCTTCTACTAGCAAATCAGAAAGCTACAACAGGAGAAATGGAGGTGGGGACATTATTAATGCAAGCAAATCAAGCTTCCATCAATGAACAAATGTTACTTGAAGAAGGAATGTCAAGCACAACAAATGACAGCATAAATGTGTCATACATACCTCATTTTGCTGAAGAAGTAGCTGATTTCATAATTGAGGacaatacaaaaagaaaaaagaagttggaTGAAATCCAACTAGTAATATCTGATTACAGAGTCAACACAATAGAGCAAGGGCAAATTTACAAGGATAAGAACACAATCAAATCAGCTCTTAGCTACTATGCAATGTTGCATAACTTccagttcaaaacaaaaagatcagAACCTAGAGAGTACCTAGTTACTTGCGCAGATGAAACACGCAACTGGTTGGTGAGAGCATCTAAGTACATAAATCAAGATTTATTCAAGGTACATAAATGCAATCCAAATCACACTTGCTCTGTTGAAATTGTTTTGGAAGACCATAGGCAAGCAAAAAGCATCGTAGTTGGGGAattaataaagaataagtacaagtCAATCAAAAGAAATTACGCTCCAAATGACATCATGAATGATATGAATGATGACTTCGGAGTAACTATGGGATACACAAAAGCATGGAGATCAAGAGAGAAAGCTTTGCGTCTAGTAAGAGGGAACCCCGATGATTCATATCACAAGTTGCCAATATATCTTTACATGTTGAAGCAAGCAAATCCAGGAACAATAACACACCTACTCACAGACAAGGAAGATAGATTCAAATAGCTATACATAGcattctctaactcaatcaagggtTGGAGATACTTGAGGCCTATAATTTTTGTTGATGGAACTTTCTTGAAAAATGCACATGGTGGTACCCTATTTTCAGCATCAACGTTAGATTCAAACAACAACATTTTCGTGTTGGCTTTTGGAATAGCAGACTCTGAAAATGATAACTCATGGCTTTGGTTCTTCTCCAAACTGAGAGACACCTATGGAGAACCCGAAGGTATGATAGCTTCAATGATATATTCTTGTTTACAAACACATAGGAACATTTTaccaaaacaaaatacacaaatacaTGCTATTTCTTTTAGAATCTGAATAAAGTAATTAGTTGCCttcaccaaaattaaaaaaaaattgaaaaatacgtcatttttgttttttatttcaaaatatttGTACTCCACAGGATTGGCTATAGTTTCTGACAGACATAAGAGCATAGATAATGCAGTACATATGGTGTATCCAAATGCTTTCCACGGAGCTTGCATGCTTCACTTACTCAATAATTTGAAAGGCAAATATGGGAGCCATGGAGAAGAGCTACAAATGAATTCATTGCAGTAGCAAAAGCATACACAAAGACAGAATGTGAACACTACATGAGAGGCCTTGATAGAATTGATAGATGCATTAGGCTCTATTTAGAAAAAGCCAAGTATGAAACTTGGGCAAGATCATACTCGCCAACAAAAAGATACACCATGATGACATCCAACATCGCAGAATCACTCAACACTGCACTAAAAGCTGCAAGAAATCTCCCCATTGATATCTTGGTTGAATGCCTTAGAAGTTTGGTTCAAAAGTGGGTTTGGAAAAACTCAAATAATGCAAATGGAACATTCACAAAAGTCTCTACAGCAAAAGAGAATGAATTGAGACATGACATTGTTTCAAAAATGAAGTATGAGGTATGCAACTAAACTTATTCTTACTAATCTTAATTCTGTCAATAGAtcgtaaccagttaccttccataagaacagaaaaaaaaaaagtttacacAGAAGCATAACTAGTTACTTTAAATCTTAAGTCTAGTTAAAATGTTTATTATCTGATTCTATTTCATGACAAAACTATTTTTAGGTCTTGCCTTTCAACACAATAGAATACCAAGTTCGTGATCAAAAGGGGATAAATTTCACAGTAAATATACATAATAGAACATGTACTTGCAATAGGTTCCAAGAAGATGAAATACCTTGTGGTCATGCAGTAGCTGTCATTGCAAAGAGAAACTTGAGTGTGTATGATTATTGTGAAAAATTCTACAAAACAGAAACGTTGAAAgcattgtatcaagaaaatgttcATCCTTTGTCCCATAAAGATGAATGGAATCTACCACAATACTTGGACATAATAGTGCTGCCTCCAAATGCAACAATCCCTGCAGGAAGaccaagaaagaaaagaataagaacaagaGGGGAACATAAAGTAATAATCACCTGTGGGAAATGTGCGCAACCAGGACATAACAGGAAGACTTGCAGGAATCCTCCATTTGAGAAGCCAAACAAATAGAAAAAGCCAAAGACATAGATTCATATTTTACAGCAAAACAAACCTTTCATAGCTTTACTCATTGAAAGAGAGACTTTCATATTCATCAAGTATCATTCAGTATTTTAATACGATTGTTTCAAAATGAAACACATTGATTGATTATGCAAACTTATAAAATCCTTTCAAAATAATTTCTTGGATTTGTTTGCTTCTTATTTTTCAATGCTACCATCACTATAAATAAACCATAACGAAAAAAAAATGATCGTACCCAGTTAccaaaaattaacaacaaaacaacgatataggtaactggttaccctgaaGTTACAATACAAGATAAATTACCCCACTATAACAATctaaaagccaaaaaaaaaaaaaaaaattaaaacctttACTTTCTTCTATCACAAACTcctctatatataatattaaagttactttaatattaacttaaTAAACTGGTTGCATAATTGTAAAAAAGACAAGCATAGgggaaaaatctaaaaaaaacacttaagtaaccagttaccctcggtATATTAGGAAACAAACAGCCTGAGTACCTGGTTACCCTCAAAATCATTCTTGCTCGAATATCACCAATAAAATTAGTTAAACAACCCAACTGGGAACTAGTTTCCCTCAAATTATTCCATAAAACAgtggaaaaaaatacaaaaacaaacaaaaaactaGCTACTTGCTTTAAAGTGTTATCTAAAATATATATTGATAATTGCAATTAACAAACAACAAACCAATGgggaaaaaattaaaataaaaacaattaagtaaccagttaccctcggtATGTTAGAAAATAAACAACCTGGGTACCTGGTTACCCTCTAAATCATTCTTCCAAACTCTTACAACAAAAGAATTAACAAAACGATAtactaatatgtatatataaaatga
The genomic region above belongs to Humulus lupulus chromosome 1, drHumLupu1.1, whole genome shotgun sequence and contains:
- the LOC133814645 gene encoding uncharacterized protein LOC133814645 — translated: MMTSNIAESLNTALKAARNLPIDILVECLRSLVQKWVWKNSNNANGTFTKVSTAKENELRHDIVSKMKYEVLPFNTIEYQVRDQKGINFTVNIHNRTCTCNRFQEDEIPCGHAVAVIAKRNLSVYDYCEKFYKTETLKALYQENVHPLSHKDEWNLPQYLDIIVLPPNATIPAGRPRKKRIRTRGEHKVIITCGKCAQPGHNRKTCRNPPFEKPNK
- the LOC133814637 gene encoding uncharacterized protein LOC133814637 encodes the protein MDNITSLVQYGGKWNENNEYQGYTMTGILIPPNCSLDNLVVTDNSVLFFLEIKKKVVAKIIDLPLCVTIVQESSNENDLLLLANQKATTGEMEVGTLLMQANQASINEQMLLEEGMSSTTNDSINVSYIPHFAEEVADFIIEDNTKRKKKLDEIQLVISDYRVNTIEQGQIYKDKNTIKSALSYYAMLHNFQFKTKRSEPREYLVTCADETRNWLVRASKYINQDLFKVHKCNPNHTCSVEIVLEDHRQAKSIVVGELIKNKYKSIKRNYAPNDIMNDMNDDFGVTMGYTKAWRSREKALRLGWRYLRPIIFVDGTFLKNAHGGTLFSASTLDSNNNIFVLAFGIADSENDNSWLWFFSKLRDTYGEPEGLAIVSDRHKSIDNAVHMVYPNAFHGACMLHLLNNLKGKYGSHGEELQMNSLQ